The following DNA comes from Hyalangium ruber.
CACCCCGCCTCCCTGATTCGCGCCGCCGGAGGCCGCCCCGTGGCCGCTCCCCTCTTCCCCATGCCTGCCGCTCAGCGGGTCCGCCAGCGCATCCTGCTTGCGGATGACTCGCCGACGACGCGCGCCCTGGAGCAGAGCCTGCTGGAGGCCGCCGGCTACGAGGTGACGGCCTGCGCCGACGGCGCCGAGGCCTGGGAGCGACTCCAGCGGATGGGCGCCGACGCGCTCATCTCCGACGTGGAGATGCCGCGCATGGACGGCTTTGCCCTCACCGAGGCGGTGCGCTCCTCCCCACGCTTCTCGCGGCTGCCCGTGGTGCTCGTCACCGCGCGCGAGAGCCCCGAGGACAAGGCCCGGGGCCTGGAGGTCGGCGCCAGCGCCTACCTCGTGAAGAGCGCTTTCGATCAGACGAACCTGCTGGAGGCCCTGAGGCGACTGTTATGAACGCCAACCTGCCCAACCCGTTGCGTGTCGTGGTGGCCGAGGACTCTCCCACGGCCCGCCGACTGCTGGTGGAGATCATCCGCGCCGACCCCTCCATGGAGGTGGTGGGCGAGGCCCGTGATGGCCTCGAGGCGGTGGAGCTCACCCAGCGGCTGCGCCCGCACCTGGTGACCATGGACATCCAGATGCCGAACATGGACGGCCTGGAGGCCACCAAGCGCATCATGACGGAGGTGCCCACGCCGGTGGTGGTGGTGTCCACGCTCGTGGAGCGCGACATTCAAACCTCCATGTCCGCGCTGCGCTCGGGCGCGCTGGCCGTGTTGCAGAAGCTGGTGGGGCCGGAGTCTCCCGACTTCGAGCGGGAGAGCCGCCACCTGCGCGACACGCTCAAGGCCATGGCGGCGGTGAAGGTGGTGCGCCACTGGCCCGAGCGTGCCAGCGTGCCCCTCTCGCGCCGAGCGCCTCCCGTGGGCAGCCGTGCCCGGCCCGAGGTGGTGGCCATCGCCACCTCCACCGGAGGCCCCGCGGCCCTGCACCGCATCCTCTCGGAGTTGCCCAAGGACTTCCCGCTGCCCATCCTCGTCGTGCAGCACATCGCGCTGGGCTTCGCCGAGGGCATGGCGAGCTGGTTGAACAGCGCCACGGCCCTGGAGGTGAAGGTGGCCAGCGACGGCGAGACGCTCAAGCCGGGCACCGTCTACCTGGCTCCGGACGACCGGCACCTGGGCGTCGTCACGGAGGGCCGGGCCCACGTTTCCAACACCGCGCCGGTGGGCGGCTTCCGCCCCTCGGGCACCCACCTGTTCCGCTCGGTGGCGCGCACCTATGGCGCTGGCTGCGTCGCGCTCATCCTCACGGGCATGGGGCAGGATGGCCTGGAGGGGCTGCGCGAGCTGCGCCAGGCCGGAGGACGGGTGCTGGCCCAAGACGAGGCCACCTCCGTGGTCTTCGGCATGCCGGGGGTGGTGGTGGCCGCGGGGCTCGCCGATGCCGTGCTCCCGCTGGACGCTATCGCCTCGCACCTGAAGGAGCTCCTCACGCTGAAGGAGTAACCGCGTGCCCCATCCAGGTCCCCGGCAACTTCCCGGCGAGAGGCGCGGTTCTCAGCTACCGTCAACCGCCACGACCCATCCCGGATGCGCTTTCTGATCTTCCGGAGCAGGACTGTGGCAGCAGCCGGGTTGCGGAGGGCCTTCGCCGCGTCCTTTGCAGGGATCGCCACTTCCCGCGCGGACCGGCGCAGCAGGGCTCGCACTGCGTCCGTGAGTTCCAGTGACTCGCCCTGCTCCAGCACTCGCTGCGCCAAGTCCCGGATGGGGTCCCAGTCAATCAGGCCGCTCATGAGGTGAGTCTCTTCATGTCGTCGGCGCCCATGGCCAGAGGCCCCTACGACAAGGTCGCCATCAGAACCGAGAAGATCTCGGACCACCCCGCCAACCCTACAAGCAGCATCTACGTGTCCGAGCAGGTGGCGCGCATCCAGGCGTCAGCGTCGGGTGGGAGGCTGCCCCCACAGAGCGTCTGAAGGTGAGGCACGGGCGCCACCCGGCGCCTCCTCCTCTTCGCCGTTGCAGCCCTCTACCCTGATCACCTCCTCGCACGAAGGGATGAGACATGCTGCTATGGCGGATGCTGTGGAAGGCCGAAGCTCTGTTCCTTGCATTGCTCGTGGGGTGCGCCAGCATCCCTCGGGTTCCCTTCGTGGAGAACATCGGC
Coding sequences within:
- the cheB gene encoding chemotaxis-specific protein-glutamate methyltransferase CheB — encoded protein: MNANLPNPLRVVVAEDSPTARRLLVEIIRADPSMEVVGEARDGLEAVELTQRLRPHLVTMDIQMPNMDGLEATKRIMTEVPTPVVVVSTLVERDIQTSMSALRSGALAVLQKLVGPESPDFERESRHLRDTLKAMAAVKVVRHWPERASVPLSRRAPPVGSRARPEVVAIATSTGGPAALHRILSELPKDFPLPILVVQHIALGFAEGMASWLNSATALEVKVASDGETLKPGTVYLAPDDRHLGVVTEGRAHVSNTAPVGGFRPSGTHLFRSVARTYGAGCVALILTGMGQDGLEGLRELRQAGGRVLAQDEATSVVFGMPGVVVAAGLADAVLPLDAIASHLKELLTLKE